The sequence below is a genomic window from Saccopteryx leptura isolate mSacLep1 chromosome 10, mSacLep1_pri_phased_curated, whole genome shotgun sequence.
TGCCACTCACAATCCAGATCActgaagaaggggaggagacCTTGGGTTCTAGGGACAAAATTTACATGTGGCAAATCCAGACACATTGGGCAGGGAATAGAAGTTAGATTTGGATATCACCACTTCAATTTCACCCCACCCTCACTGGCTGCTTGCCCCAGAGGcactctgcctctctctgaaAATTCCTTAGAAGACACAGAAGGGTAATCTTAGTCAGGGCGAAGGCTGGGGAGCAGGCCTGCAGAATGGGGTCTCTGGGATCTTTCCCCTTACCAGCAATGCAAAGTGGAGTAATATGGGGTTTTAACTCATAGGATTTTCTCATATCCCTGAAGGAGGGGTGCAAGGCCAGGGGTTTGGGTGTGTACATACAGGGGGGCTCAGGTTTATGACCAGGGATCTTaaggcagagggaaagaggggatcACAAAGGGATATGGCACACAGGGCTCAAGACATTCTTAGACCCCAAACTCGACTTTTTACAGGAAACTGGGCTCACTCCTCTAggggctccccagcccaggccGTCCGCCGTCCAGGGTGCTGCCGCTTTTCCTCAGGCCCCTGACCCCTGCTCAGGTCATCCAGGAGCCCCAGCAGGAGGCTGGTTTGACCACAGGCTTCCTGGAGTCCACATAGGCCTCCCAAGGCTCTCTTGCCTGGATGCTGGCGTTTCTTGGGCAtctgctctccctccttctcctcctcttcttcctcttcttcccagcccctTTGGGCCTTAGGATTCACCAGCCGTCTGCCTGGGTGCTGCCTCTTGGTGAAAGTATACCCCAGCCAGGAGGAGCGCCGGCCAGGGTGCTGCCGCTTCTGCTGGGCCACATCCACTGACCACGTAACAGCATCCTCCCGCCGGCCTGGGTGCTGACGTTTGTGGGGTCCCAcagcctctccttcttcctcctcttcaactccctcttctgcctcctcctcccttttgccTGGATGCTGACGCTTAGAGAGCCAGTCAGGTCGAAAGATctgggagtctgtggagaaagaaagaggccagTGAAAGAACCCCTGATCCCTGAGTGCCCACTCCAGCCATCTTCCAGTCTAGGCAGAAGTCCCTGCAGCATTCACCCAGAGTTATGGCCTTGCATCTGTCTCTCAAGTCTCACAGATACACTCACACAGATGGTCAAAGGCATGACTTCTGGTTCCAATCCCAACTCTGCCACTCCCTGGCTGTGTGACCATAAGCaactcacttaacctctctgagcttcagtttttttctgtgtaaaatgAGGGGTAATAAAGTACTTATCTAAGAGGTTGTTAAGAAGATCAAATAGTGTGATAAGGTATTTAAAGTGCTTAGAACTATGAGTGCCTGGCATATTTTAGCCTCATAAGTAGTAAACACCCAGACTTTCTTTCTCCCAAGCATAGATTCTTCCCCACTAAAGATATGCTCTCTGTGAAATATCCTTAGGGCTGAGATGCAAAAGGAATGGTCCCAGGAAAGGGTCAACTCATGACCCTGCTAAGGGTGTGGCCAATGAGTTTCTGAGCAAGAGGCTGAATGACCAAGTCGCTCCCTCTCCTCTGATCTGGGTTTCCCCCAGCCCTCTCCTGGGCCTCCTCTCGCCAGGCAGCCGGAGATAGACCCGCCTCTCACCTGATTCGCGATTTCCCTGATCCCCTGGCAGCCGCTCGAGGTCCTTCGGGAGAAGGAGGAGGCGCTCCGCCCGGCGCAGGAGGTCGTCCAGGCTCGGGGGCTCTGCGGCAATCGCCTCCTGCTGAGCCACCTCAGGCTGTGCTCGGCCTCCAGGGACACCCGTCAGAGCCAGGGTCAAAGCCATGGCGAGCAGCAACCAAGGGCCAGGCATGGTGGTGTCTGGAGTCGGGAGGACAGAGAGCTAAGCCCGCCACCCCCCTCCCTGTACGCTGCATCTCCCCCTTTCCCGTCCCAGCGGGTCCTCGAGGCCGAGTAACAACTCATTTAAACACTCTTCCGAAAGCAGGACTACCTGTCACcttggtggagggggggggggggcgagggcaGCAGGAGGCTCTACCTCGGGTTCTAGATGTCGTCACCCATGCTTGGAGCGCCTGTTTGCGCGAGCCAGGAGGCCGTGGGAACCCGCCGCCACCGCCACTGAGCGGTGCTCCTTGACCCCGGGGCAGCCGGCGCCGGCGCAGACTCGGCAGAAGTGTAACCACGACTGCGGCGCCGGCCCGACGGTCACGGTGCTCAGTGCCGTGTCTCGGGCTGAGACTCTCCCCAGGGTTCCCAAGGCAGCCTTCTTATCCCCACACTCCTTTGCCAATGTTCTAATTCCAACGCCACGCTCTTGTTTCTAATGCTAAGGTTACGTGACTAAAGTCGCCAGAGATCGAATTCTGACCCTAAAGTCCTAATTCCCACGCTAAAATTCTATTTCTAGCGCTGAGACTGAGATTCTAGGCTCAATTCGATTCTAACGCGAAAATTCACTTCTAACGTCGGGATTTGGATTCTAATTCTCAGGTTCTCACGCCGACACCCAGACTGCCTCGCTGCGCCGCCGCGTCCCGGCAGGCAGGGGTGGAGTGGCGAGTCTTCCGTACGACGCCCAGAATCCAGGACGTGAGTGCACAGGGGTGACCGCCACCGGTGCGCCCGCGCCAGGGAAGAACCGGAGCAGGAACGCAGCGCCCCACCTGTGCGCCGATGCAGCCGCTTCTCCCGGGGCGCActggagggtgggaggagaggccCTCTGTCCCGGACGCCGCCTgaagggggagaggacggagggGGTTACCTGCCTGGCGCGAGCTCCGTGGGACCGGTCCGGGATCCTGGGCCTGAGAGTCCGCAATTTCGGGGTCTGGAGGCGGTGGATCAGAAGTCCTGGAGCGCTCGCAGGACCCCTGACGCCCGTGGCCGCTGCTCCGCCGGGCCGTTGCTTATATCCGCGCGAGGCAGCGGCGCCGGTGAGGTCAGCCGGGAGGGGTCGCGGCCACCGGGAAGGGGCGCTGACGGCAGCGGGCCCCGCGGGTaccccgcccgcccgcctgccAGCTCCACCGGAAATCTGGGGCGGGGGCGGCGAGACGGGAGGGAGAGCGAGCTGACCCGAGCTGCAGGATGGGGTGCTGGTGCGAGGTCATTTCTGCACCCAGCTCTGAAGGTCTGTTGTCTAAGAGAACACACATGTaggaacagagagacacagagaatcaCACAATTAAAGAGACACATGGGAGAGAATAGGAGGTAAAGACAAAGACTGAGAGATGCATATATCTCTATGAAAGAAATATAGATACAGAGCagacatacaacacacacacacacacacaccaaagagacagaaagacacacagatagagacagagagaggaaaaaaggaagaagaatggggtagagggagagggagaaattaGGGGATAAGTGGGATCTGGGCTCTGATCTTGACTGTCACCTTTGGCAAATGCCTCCCACTCTCTGGGTCTCaattttcctcatctatacagAGGGGGACATTCTTCAGAATGCCAAAACTGGCGGTCTGTGGACCACCACCAGTTTATAGACTGTTTTGTGTGACTCccacagttgttgtttttttaacctgAATAACCAATATATAAATGCCAGGAAAACTCAGGAAAAATTCTGACTTATGACTTCTATTGGAAAAGAGTGGACCTACACTTCTTAACAAAAGCCCACTGGACCAGAGCCTGCATACTCTCCACCACACTCTTCACCACTCCCTACTATCTCCCATTGTGTTGCGCCAATCACCAAGAAGGGACATTGGAGTTTGTGGATCCTGGACCACAAATCTGTTAGGATCTATCCTACCCAAGCAAAGGAGGAGAGGGACTGTTGGCAGGAGAAAAGCATAGATGCCAAGAAGCTTGTCCCCCAATCTCTCCCCAAAGTCACATGATACGTTGGAAGAGAACTCTGCCACATCTAGTTCTGGGCACAGCCTCCAACCTAAAGCATTTGATGGCTCCCTTGCCAGTCCTGGAGGCACAAAAGTTAGCCAGGCTCACTTAGAAGAAACCACATTTTAGACAAAACATCTGTGAAGGCATCTCCTACCTCTGGGCAATCCTAACATTATTCTGCCTTCACATTCAATATTTCTTCAGCCTAATAGTTTGAGTATCTGTTGTATACCTAGACCATGCTAGTGGTCTGGCAAGGGATTCCAAAAGTATTTAATTATTATTCCTTCCCTTGAAAGACATCAACTTCTTGGCATGTTCACCACCTCATTGCATCCTCACATTAGCGGGTAAGATAAACAAGATAGACTATTAGTCCCACTTTATTGATAGGGACACAGAGGCCTAAGGAAGCAGAAGGACTTTGCAGGTTAGAGAGGGAAGGGAACTTTCAGATCACCAGCTAACAAATCCTATTCTTGTTTTTAGATGAAAAAGACTGAGGCATACTTTGTGTCCCCAAGTTCAGATGGTTGGCTGAGGTAGATTGCAAATCTGAAACCCTGCCTTGCTCTCCCAGACAGACTCCAGAATTTGAAGAACTGCCGACCTAGCTAAGCATTTAATCATACAGACAGATCTGTTATTTTCACATACAGTGGTGGAAGTGTAAATTGATACAACCTCTTTGGGTGGCAACCTGAACATTTAACACACATACCTTCCACAAGACAATTACAAATTCATCTTACAGACACACATGCCTGCGCATGAGGATGTGTACACAGAGTATTCGGTGAAGCGTGGTTTGTAGAAGCCAGAATTGGAAACAGCTTGGATATATGTCCACCAGGAGGTGTCTCTTTAAATCAACTAGGGCCCATAGAAAACTATGGGGTATTATTGCAGCTTCAGAAGAATGAGGCTAtttcatatgtatacatatggAACAAATTccaggaaaaagataaaaaagcagAGTGGAGAATGATGTGCACATCATGTAGGTACATCTTTGTGGTGGTGCGGGAGATAGACTGATATGTTCTAACGCAGAGACTGGGGTGCACAAGTACAGTGCAAAAGGGGAATGGGGGAGCTCAGGTAGGGGAGGACAGTGCAGAGAGGCTTGCTTAAtgctgtttgaatttttttttctgtgcattaCCTAACCACAAActaacaaaccaacaaaaaacacaacCGAATCTCTCTGAGTCTGAGGCTCAGGAGTGATAAGTGTGGATGTATATACAATAGCTGcctgggccggttggctcagtgtcagagagtcggcctggcgtgtgaaagtcccgggttcggtttccagtcagggcacacaggagaagcgcccatctgcttctccactcctccccctctccttcctttctgtctctctctttccctcccgcagctgaggctccattggagcaaagttggcccaggtgctgaggatggctccattgcctccacctcaggcgctagagtggctccagttgtaatggagcaagggccccagatgggcagagcatcaccccctagtgggcgtgccaggttaattccagtcaggcacatgcaggagtctctgcctccctgcatctcacttcaggaaaaaaaaaaaaagctgcctgGTAGGGAGTGAGGGGGCTGGAACATTGTCCCCTGGTGCATTTCTGTAATCAGAGATTTGAGTTGCCTGTTAGGAGGAAGAGTTCCTAgacagtggaggaggaggaaagggagttCCCACATAACTCAAGGGACCAGAGAGGATGGATGATACATTCATATGAAGTGTCCTCAGCAAGCCAACCCTCTCctaccctccctccttcttctcttttcctgctcttccttccttctttccctcaggAAATATTCACTGAGCCCCTAGTAGATAACAGGACCTGTTCTAGACATTGGGCACTGTATTAACCATGTGTTTCTGATGTGTTGACCTCTGGGTCTTGCTGACTCTGGAGAGACTGCCTCTTTAGCCAATTCCTAGAGATAGGGAAGAACTCACCTGGAAGCATCTTTCATATGCAAACAAACCAACCAAAGCCACAATGCTACCGCTCTCTAGGTACCATCTTTTTGTCCTAATCACCCAGGGCCAGGTTATTAATCAGACTACTAGGGACAGTCCCTATGCCCCAGAGCTCactgaaattatttaaattagcCACCTTGCCCATTCCTTCCTGCAGAAACCACAATAAAGTTTCTCGTAGGTCTTTCCCCCCAGTTcactgctccctctgcctcctgatgGACCCTGTGGCCCTCCGTGGTGTGGTTTGTTCCCTTCTCTTAGGAACTCtgagtaataaactacctttccaaTAGCAGTTATCTCCTGATCAATTGACCTCACCATGCCTAAATAATACTAACATCTACATTTAAAACAAGGAGCTAAAAGTCTAGTCACTATgttgcaaatatatatttaaattaagtgagaggtagggaggcaaagacagactcccatatgcgcccctaccaggatccacccagcaagccctacCCTGCAGTGCTCCGCCCATtcggggctgctgctccgttgcttggcaactgagccattttagtgcctgagtcaaggccatggagctatccccagcactgGGGCccact
It includes:
- the TRH gene encoding thyrotropin releasing hormone isoform X1 produces the protein MDTTMPGPWLLLAMALTLALTGVPGGRAQPEVAQQEAIAAEPPSLDDLLRRAERLLLLPKDLERLPGDQGNRESDSQIFRPDWLSKRQHPGKREEEAEEGVEEEEEGEAVGPHKRQHPGRREDAVTWSVDVAQQKRQHPGRRSSWLGYTFTKRQHPGRRLVNPKAQRGWEEEEEEEEKEGEQMPKKRQHPGKRALGGLCGLQEACGQTSLLLGLLDDLSRGQGPEEKRQHPGRRTAWAGEPLEE
- the TRH gene encoding thyrotropin releasing hormone isoform X2; protein product: MPGPWLLLAMALTLALTGVPGGRAQPEVAQQEAIAAEPPSLDDLLRRAERLLLLPKDLERLPGDQGNRESDSQIFRPDWLSKRQHPGKREEEAEEGVEEEEEGEAVGPHKRQHPGRREDAVTWSVDVAQQKRQHPGRRSSWLGYTFTKRQHPGRRLVNPKAQRGWEEEEEEEEKEGEQMPKKRQHPGKRALGGLCGLQEACGQTSLLLGLLDDLSRGQGPEEKRQHPGRRTAWAGEPLEE